A single Cyclopterus lumpus isolate fCycLum1 chromosome 1, fCycLum1.pri, whole genome shotgun sequence DNA region contains:
- the gcdha gene encoding glutaryl-CoA dehydrogenase a, producing the protein MALRGAVTRLLNNSQICAAFTASRAQGTAATAIKDVKDIKKPAKAPKVLFNWRDALNLEGQLTEEEIMIRDSFRNYCQEKLMPRVLMANRHEHFHREIVSEMGELGVLGPTIKGYGCAGTSYVAYGLIAREVERVDSGYRSVMSVQSSLVMHPINAYGTEAQKDKYLPRLARGEILGCFGLTEPNHGSDPSSMETKAKYNPSSGTFSISGSKTWITNSPVADIAVVWAKCEDGKVRGFILERGMKGFATPKIEGKFSLRASATGMILMDEVEVPQENLLPNVSGLAGPFGCLNNARYGIAWGALGAAEFCFHAARQYTLDRIQFGVPLARNQLMQKKMADMLTEITLGLQSCLVLGRLIDEKKAAPDMISMLKRNSCGKALDVARQARDMLGGNGISDEYHIIRHVMNLEAVNTYEGTHDIHALILGRAITGLQSFTVEK; encoded by the exons ATGGCTCTCAGAGGTGCTGTCACCCGTCTGCTCAACAACAGCCAAATATGTGCTGCTTTCACTGCATCCAGAGCCCAGGGCACCGCTGCTACGGCTATCAAAG aTGTCAAAGACATCAAAAAGCCTGCGAAGGCAC CCAAGGTGCTGTTCAACTGGCGGGATGCCCTGAATCTGGAGGGTCAACTGACAGAGGAGGAGATCATGATCCGGGACTCCTTCCGCAACTACTGTCAGGAAAAACTCATGCCCCGCGTCCTCATGGCCAACAGACATGAAC ATTTCCACCGTGAGATTGTCTCAGAGATGGGAGAATTGGGTGTCTTAGGCCCAACTATTAAAG GGTACGGCTGTGCAGGCACTAGTTATGTGGCGTACGGCTTGATTGCCAGAGAGGTTGAGAGAGTGGACAGCGGATATCGGTCTGTCATGAGTGTCCAGTCTTCACTGGTCATGCACCCTATCAATGCTTATGGCACCGAGGCCCAGAAGGACAAGTACCTGCCCCGGCTCG CTCGGGGAGAAATCCTGGGCTGCTTTGGCTTGACAGAGCCCAACCACGGCAGTGATCCCAGCAGTATGGAGACCAAGGCCAAATACAACCCATCCAGCGGTACCTTCTCCATCAGTGGATCCAAGACCTG GATCACAAATTCCCCCGTGGCCGACATTGCAGTGGTGTGGGCCAAGTGCGAAGATGGCAAAGTGCGGGGTTTCATCTTGGAGCGTGGAATGAAGGGTTTTGCCACCCCCAAAATTGAGGGCAAGTTTTCCCTGAGGGCGTCCGCCACTGGCATGATCCTGATGGATGAAGTGGAAGTTCCCCAGGAGAACCTACTGCCCAACGTCTCCGGTCTAGCT GGTCCCTTTGGCTGTTTGAACAACGCCCGGTATGGCATTGCATGGGGAGCTCTGGGAGCTGCTGAATTCTGCTTCCACGCTGCCCGGCAGTACACTCTGGACAG AATCCAGTTTGGGGTGCCACTGGCCAGGAACCAGCTGATGCAGAAGAAAATGGCTGACATGCTGACAGAGATCACCCTTGGGCTTCAGTCATGTCTGGTCTTGGGAAGACTTATTGATGAAAAGAA AGCAGCACCAGATATGATCTCCATGCTAAAGAGGAATAGCTGTGGCAAAGCTTTGGATGTTGCCAGACAAGCCAGAGACATGCTGGGAGGAAATGGCATCTCAGATGAGTACCACATAATCCGGCACGTCATGAACCTGGAGGCCGTCAACACATACGAGG GAACTCATGACATTCATGCCTTGATCCTGGGCAGAGCAATCACCGGACTGCAGTCATTCACTGTTGAAAAGTAA
- the syce2 gene encoding synaptonemal complex central element protein 2: MDFFFEDLTLPSASRSSKNGHEEPQMTAGHRLTLETDESIHMTGDTDPSRGMSSSMTESQEQHSSSSIDDISRRAQELVEKINDSRTTDQKVLDSFQEKLVEKVTEMCQQMKDHMYTIYEENSNEMQVKLQELSEVLESCTKLNSELAEASQALASLRGPGHQQDIRTLIN, from the exons ATGGATTTTTTCTTCGAAGACCTCACGTTGCCTTCCGCCTCACGGTCCTCTAAGAACGGACATGAAGAGCCACAAATGACCGCCGGCCATCGTCTCACACTGGAGACCGACGAGTCAATACATATG ACAGGAGACACCGACCCATCAAGAGGGATGTCCTCCAGCATGACTGAGAGTCAAGAGCAGCACAGCAG CTCAAGTATAGATGACATCAGCAGGAGAGCTCAGGAACTAGTGGAAAAGATAAATGACAGCCGCACCACTGACCAGAAAGTGTTGGACAGCTTCCAGGAGAAGTTAGTGGAAAAG GTGACAGAGATGTGTCAGCAGATGAAGGATCACATGTACACAATATATGAAGAGAACAGCAATGAGATGCAGGTGAAGCTGCAGGAGTTGTCCGAGGTGCTAGAAAGCTGCACTAAGCTGAACAGTGAGCTCGCAGAGGCCAGCCAGGCGCTGGCAAGTCTCAGAGGGCCTGGCCATCAGCAAGACATCAGAACTCTGATAAACTAG
- the acp5a gene encoding tartrate-resistant acid phosphatase type 5a isoform X1, which yields MIHRSCGWFHFFFLYMALTLISILVAAIPVAYCYPTAFQDLEETSANRTSIRFLALGDWGGLPYPPYITAVQKVTAKEMSNVAEQMGADFVLALGDNFYFKGVDSVDSPRFQDTFELVYTAKSLKVPWYVLAGNHDHAGNVRAQIEYSHKSDRWTFPSYYYELNFHIPNTGKTLTIIMLDTIMLCGNSNDFVDEKPRGPLCVVDANRQLMWLQERLARSKADFLLVAGHYPVWSVSEHGPTECLLQRLRPLLIKHNATAYLCGHDHNLQYIEESGVGYVVSGAGNFLDPDVRHWNHVPKGSVKFFTGQASTLGGFVHAEVTNNKMILTFFQAKGTSLYRTVLSRRVFE from the exons ATGATACACCGCAGCTGTGGTTGGTttcacttcttctttctttac atgGCACTTACACTGATATCCATCTTGGTTGCTGCCATTCCTGTGGCCTACTGCTATCCTACTGCCTTTCAGGACCTGGAGGAAACTAGCG CAAACCGAACCTCCATTAGGTTCCTGGCTTTAGGAGACTGGGGCGGGTTGCCTTATCCCCCCTACATCACTGCTGTGCAGAAGGTTACTGCTAAAGAAATGAGCAACGTAGCAGAGCAGATGGGAGCTGACTTTGTTCTGGCCCTTGGCGATAACTTCTACTTCAAAGGTGTGGACAGTGTAGATTCTCCTCGGTTTCAG GACACGTTTGAGTTGGTTTACACAGCAAAGTCTCTCAAAGTCCCTTGGTATGTGCTCGCTGGCAATCATGACCACGCAGGGAATGTCAGAGCCCAGATCGAGTACAGCCACAAATCTGACCGGTG GACGTTCCCCTCCTACTATTATGAGCTGAACTTTCACATCCCCAACACTGGGAAGACTTTGACCATCATCATGCTTGACACTATAATGCTGTGCGGCAACTCTAACGACTTCGTGGATGAGAAGCCCAGAGGCCCTCTGTGTGTGGTGGACGCCAACCGTCAGCTGATGTGGCTGCAGGAGAGACTGGCTCGGTCCAAGGCAGACTTCCTGTTGGTGGCCGGCCACTACCCTGTGTGGTCGGTGTCTGAGCACGGGCCCACAGAGTGTCTCCTGCAGAGGCTTCGTCCCCTTCTCATTAAACACAATGCCACTGCATACCTCTGCGGTCACGACCATAATCTGCAG TACATTGAGGAGTCTGGTGTGGGCTACGTGGTGAGCGGTGCTGGAAACTTCCTGGATCCTGATGTCCGTCACTGGAATCATGTTCCCAAAGGTTCTGTGAAGTTCTTCACCGGCCAAGCTTCAACACTGGGAGGCTTCGTCCATGCAGAAGTCACAAACAACAAGATGATCCTGACCTTCTTCCAGGCTAAAGGCACTTCCCTCTATCGCACGGTCCTCTCCCGAAGGGTCTTTGAGTAG
- the acp5a gene encoding tartrate-resistant acid phosphatase type 5a isoform X3: MALTLISILVAAIPVAYCYPTAFQDLEETSANRTSIRFLALGDWGGLPYPPYITAVQKVTAKEMSNVAEQMGADFVLALGDNFYFKGVDSVDSPRFQDTFELVYTAKSLKVPWYVLAGNHDHAGNVRAQIEYSHKSDRWTFPSYYYELNFHIPNTGKTLTIIMLDTIMLCGNSNDFVDEKPRGPLCVVDANRQLMWLQERLARSKADFLLVAGHYPVWSVSEHGPTECLLQRLRPLLIKHNATAYLCGHDHNLQYIEESGVGYVVSGAGNFLDPDVRHWNHVPKGSVKFFTGQASTLGGFVHAEVTNNKMILTFFQAKGTSLYRTVLSRRVFE, encoded by the exons atgGCACTTACACTGATATCCATCTTGGTTGCTGCCATTCCTGTGGCCTACTGCTATCCTACTGCCTTTCAGGACCTGGAGGAAACTAGCG CAAACCGAACCTCCATTAGGTTCCTGGCTTTAGGAGACTGGGGCGGGTTGCCTTATCCCCCCTACATCACTGCTGTGCAGAAGGTTACTGCTAAAGAAATGAGCAACGTAGCAGAGCAGATGGGAGCTGACTTTGTTCTGGCCCTTGGCGATAACTTCTACTTCAAAGGTGTGGACAGTGTAGATTCTCCTCGGTTTCAG GACACGTTTGAGTTGGTTTACACAGCAAAGTCTCTCAAAGTCCCTTGGTATGTGCTCGCTGGCAATCATGACCACGCAGGGAATGTCAGAGCCCAGATCGAGTACAGCCACAAATCTGACCGGTG GACGTTCCCCTCCTACTATTATGAGCTGAACTTTCACATCCCCAACACTGGGAAGACTTTGACCATCATCATGCTTGACACTATAATGCTGTGCGGCAACTCTAACGACTTCGTGGATGAGAAGCCCAGAGGCCCTCTGTGTGTGGTGGACGCCAACCGTCAGCTGATGTGGCTGCAGGAGAGACTGGCTCGGTCCAAGGCAGACTTCCTGTTGGTGGCCGGCCACTACCCTGTGTGGTCGGTGTCTGAGCACGGGCCCACAGAGTGTCTCCTGCAGAGGCTTCGTCCCCTTCTCATTAAACACAATGCCACTGCATACCTCTGCGGTCACGACCATAATCTGCAG TACATTGAGGAGTCTGGTGTGGGCTACGTGGTGAGCGGTGCTGGAAACTTCCTGGATCCTGATGTCCGTCACTGGAATCATGTTCCCAAAGGTTCTGTGAAGTTCTTCACCGGCCAAGCTTCAACACTGGGAGGCTTCGTCCATGCAGAAGTCACAAACAACAAGATGATCCTGACCTTCTTCCAGGCTAAAGGCACTTCCCTCTATCGCACGGTCCTCTCCCGAAGGGTCTTTGAGTAG
- the acp5a gene encoding tartrate-resistant acid phosphatase type 5a isoform X2, protein MMALTLISILVAAIPVAYCYPTAFQDLEETSANRTSIRFLALGDWGGLPYPPYITAVQKVTAKEMSNVAEQMGADFVLALGDNFYFKGVDSVDSPRFQDTFELVYTAKSLKVPWYVLAGNHDHAGNVRAQIEYSHKSDRWTFPSYYYELNFHIPNTGKTLTIIMLDTIMLCGNSNDFVDEKPRGPLCVVDANRQLMWLQERLARSKADFLLVAGHYPVWSVSEHGPTECLLQRLRPLLIKHNATAYLCGHDHNLQYIEESGVGYVVSGAGNFLDPDVRHWNHVPKGSVKFFTGQASTLGGFVHAEVTNNKMILTFFQAKGTSLYRTVLSRRVFE, encoded by the exons atg atgGCACTTACACTGATATCCATCTTGGTTGCTGCCATTCCTGTGGCCTACTGCTATCCTACTGCCTTTCAGGACCTGGAGGAAACTAGCG CAAACCGAACCTCCATTAGGTTCCTGGCTTTAGGAGACTGGGGCGGGTTGCCTTATCCCCCCTACATCACTGCTGTGCAGAAGGTTACTGCTAAAGAAATGAGCAACGTAGCAGAGCAGATGGGAGCTGACTTTGTTCTGGCCCTTGGCGATAACTTCTACTTCAAAGGTGTGGACAGTGTAGATTCTCCTCGGTTTCAG GACACGTTTGAGTTGGTTTACACAGCAAAGTCTCTCAAAGTCCCTTGGTATGTGCTCGCTGGCAATCATGACCACGCAGGGAATGTCAGAGCCCAGATCGAGTACAGCCACAAATCTGACCGGTG GACGTTCCCCTCCTACTATTATGAGCTGAACTTTCACATCCCCAACACTGGGAAGACTTTGACCATCATCATGCTTGACACTATAATGCTGTGCGGCAACTCTAACGACTTCGTGGATGAGAAGCCCAGAGGCCCTCTGTGTGTGGTGGACGCCAACCGTCAGCTGATGTGGCTGCAGGAGAGACTGGCTCGGTCCAAGGCAGACTTCCTGTTGGTGGCCGGCCACTACCCTGTGTGGTCGGTGTCTGAGCACGGGCCCACAGAGTGTCTCCTGCAGAGGCTTCGTCCCCTTCTCATTAAACACAATGCCACTGCATACCTCTGCGGTCACGACCATAATCTGCAG TACATTGAGGAGTCTGGTGTGGGCTACGTGGTGAGCGGTGCTGGAAACTTCCTGGATCCTGATGTCCGTCACTGGAATCATGTTCCCAAAGGTTCTGTGAAGTTCTTCACCGGCCAAGCTTCAACACTGGGAGGCTTCGTCCATGCAGAAGTCACAAACAACAAGATGATCCTGACCTTCTTCCAGGCTAAAGGCACTTCCCTCTATCGCACGGTCCTCTCCCGAAGGGTCTTTGAGTAG